A stretch of Polypterus senegalus isolate Bchr_013 chromosome 3, ASM1683550v1, whole genome shotgun sequence DNA encodes these proteins:
- the LOC120526690 gene encoding olfactory receptor class A-like protein 1 yields the protein MDTRAIMKATGFVVLTLVSIPSNLIIFCAFLHTQLADGKLMPADVILCHLVWANLMVAFSRSIPQTLSAFGNKNLFDDIGCKIVIFWFRVFRGLSISLTCLLSTYQAVVIAPATSKLALLKLKLPQYLLLLLFLLYLFCGVTSVNPIIFTVAYLINNTIPPYTFNLEFCFTPYPDYPTFIGQGFTNFLRDFIFIVLMAVMSAYILILLYRHSQKVKHIRSSDRGQSGARAETRASQVVVTLVTLYVIFFGVDNAIWLYSLSTVRVAALLSDIRIFFATLYTSVCPIVILLTNPKVKSKLRPVRAAQDGQLKEASMSNT from the coding sequence ATGGACACCAGAGCGATCATGAAAGCCACCGGCTTTGTTGTCCTCACGCTGGTCAGTATCCCAAGCAACTTGATCATTTTCTGTGCCTTCCTGCACACCCAACTGGCAGATGGGAAGCTGATGCCTGCTGACGTTATCTTGTGCCACCTCGTCTGGGCTAATCTGATGGTAGCGTTTTCTCGGAGTATCCCACAGACACTCTCAGCCTTCGGTAACAAGAACCTCTTTGATGACATTGGCTGCAAAATTGTAATCTTCTGGTTCCGTGTTTTCCGAGGTCTCTCCATAAGCCTGACCTGTCTGCTGAGCACGTACCAAGCAGTTGTCATTGCTCCTGCCACATCCAAGCTGGCTCTACTCAAACTCAAATTGCCCCAGTACCTGCTATTGTTGCTTTTCCTTCTCTACCTGTTTTGTGGGGTGACCAGTGTGAACCCAATAATATTCACAGTGGCTTACCTCATCAATAACACAATTCCTCCTTACACCTTCAACTTGGAGTTCTGTTTCACGCCATACCCCGACTACCCAACCTTCATCGGACAAGGCTTCACCAACTTCCTGCGTGATTTCATATTTATAGTGCTGATGGCAGTCATGAGCGCCTACATCCTGATACTCCTCTATCGCCACAGCCAAAAGGTAAAGCACATTCGAAGCTCAGACCGTGGCCAATCAGGAGCCAGAGCAGAAACCCGGGCCTCCCAGGTTGTGGTCACTTTGGTGACACTCTATGTCATCTTCTTTGGAGTTGACAATGCTATTTGGCTCTATTCTCTGTCAACGGTGAGGGTGGCGGCCCTGTTGTCTGATATCCGTATCTTCTTTGCCACCCTGTATACCTCAGTGTGCCCAATTGTGATCCTCCTCACCAACCCTAAAGTGAAATCCAAACTGAGACCTGTCAGAGCTGCACAAGATGGCCAGTTAAAGGAGGCCTCCATGTCAAACACATGA